The genomic window TTTCTTATTTTTAATTTAAGGATTATATCATATAAAGTGTATATATCCACTATTCCTATAGGAAAATCTTTATCATCAACAACAATAGCATAATCTAGTTTTTTATCTATCATCATATTAAACACATCATTAGTATCTGTATTAAATGGAACTTTTATATAATTTTTAGTAACTAGTTTTGATATATCTTGATTAGCAAGACAGCCTATATTCTTTTTTTTCATTTGTTTTGCTAAAACGGCAAACAAATCATTATATGTAACAACRCCAAAAATTTTCTTATTTGCATTTGTGATGATAAATAGTTTTGGAGGATTTTTTGATGATATAGCAACTAAATCTTGAAAAGTAGTATTTTTATATATTATTTTGACATTATCAGCCTTAATGTAATTTATTATATCAACATGCATATAACGAGCCTTTAATCAAAAAAAATATTAACAATACCAAAYTAATTTTAACATAAAGTCATATTTTTTTCAATTATTTTTTTAGCTTATTTTGAAGCTGCATAGTGTTTCTCTCCCAGAATATATTATCAGTGTAACCCTGTATTTCTTTGTTTTGCAAAGCAGATTCTATTCTTTTTTCTGCCCAAGCACAGTATGCTGGGTTTTGCTCTATGCCTGAGTAGTTTCTTCCTAATTTCTTAGCTACAACAGAAGTAGTACCACTTCCCAAAAATAATTGAAAAA from Brachyspira sp. SAP_772 includes these protein-coding regions:
- a CDS encoding CBS domain-containing protein codes for the protein MHVDIINYIKADNVKIIYKNTTFQDLVAISSKNPPKLFIITNANKKIFGVVTYNDLFAVLAKQMKKKNIGCLANQDISKLVTKNYIKVPFNTDTNDVFNMMIDKKLDYAIVVDDKDFPIGIVDIYTLYDIILKLKIR
- a CDS encoding DNA methyltransferase, whose product is FQLFLGSGTTSVVAKKLGRNYSGIEQNPAYCAWAEKRIESALQNKEIQGYTDNIFWERNTMQLQNKLKK